The following coding sequences are from one Caballeronia sp. SBC1 window:
- a CDS encoding winged helix-turn-helix domain-containing protein, producing MLSRMAKSAKDPATPSLSRQPEVRFRMRIRQADAVAIGPGKIDLLEAVHEHGSISAAARSLGMSYRRAWLLIDELNRTLKAPATSSETGGSAGGGCVLTPVGEKIVRLYREIEAEAAKTCAPQISALTRLMKR from the coding sequence ATGCTTTCGCGCATGGCTAAATCCGCGAAAGATCCAGCGACTCCTTCCTTATCCCGTCAGCCCGAAGTGCGTTTTCGCATGCGCATTCGGCAGGCGGACGCCGTGGCAATCGGCCCCGGGAAAATTGATTTGCTCGAGGCCGTGCATGAGCATGGTTCAATCTCGGCTGCCGCGCGCAGCCTGGGCATGTCGTACCGGCGGGCGTGGTTGCTCATCGACGAACTCAACCGTACGCTCAAGGCGCCCGCAACATCGTCGGAAACGGGCGGCTCAGCAGGCGGCGGTTGCGTGCTGACACCTGTGGGTGAAAAGATCGTGCGGCTTTATCGCGAGATTGAAGCGGAAGCGGCCAAGACCTGCGCGCCGCAGATTTCCGCGCTGACCAGGCTCATGAAGCGCTGA
- a CDS encoding molybdopterin-dependent oxidoreductase, which yields MTKQPVLRMLAASLLALLPLAACAAPLALDVRGMIGRTNDVDHSIYHFSEADLLKLPVHTITTSTTWTPKSTFSGPLLSDVLKLVDARADGIELRTIDDYSYTVSAREAEHYGAILAYSMNGVRLTVSNFGPLFLIYPRDAYPSELTGSGAEAKFVWQIKGMVVK from the coding sequence ATGACAAAGCAACCCGTCTTGAGAATGCTGGCGGCTTCGCTGCTCGCTTTGTTACCCCTTGCAGCGTGCGCGGCTCCATTGGCGCTGGACGTGCGGGGGATGATCGGGCGGACCAACGACGTGGACCATAGCATCTATCACTTCAGCGAAGCCGACCTGCTGAAGCTGCCGGTCCATACGATTACAACATCGACCACCTGGACGCCAAAATCCACCTTCTCAGGGCCGCTGCTGAGTGATGTGCTCAAGCTCGTGGATGCGCGCGCCGACGGCATCGAACTGCGTACGATCGACGACTATTCATACACGGTGAGCGCCAGGGAGGCCGAACATTACGGCGCGATTCTCGCGTACAGCATGAACGGCGTGCGCCTCACGGTCAGCAACTTTGGTCCGTTGTTCCTGATCTACCCGCGCGACGCTTACCCGTCCGAGTTGACCGGTTCGGGCGCGGAGGCGAAGTTCGTGTGGCAGATCAAAGGGATGGTCGTGAAATGA
- a CDS encoding AraC family transcriptional regulator — protein sequence MLQHFRLLEPVFDAMPDIVFFVKDAQARYALVNRALASRCGLKDKLGLLGKTAEEVFPQRFGRIYTAQDQSIIAQGNPMIDQLELHLYPARQPGWCMTSKQPLHDAHGTVVGLAGISRDLQADEGTHPAYSRLAAVVQHIQSNFVQPLNMPHLAAMANMSIAQLERYFHKVFHLTPRQVLLKTRLDAATALLVTHDKVTDVAALCGYTDHSAFTRQFKATVGLTPTEYRALLRSHHVVTHPAIPASTHAAAKLSL from the coding sequence ATGCTGCAGCATTTCAGGCTGCTGGAACCGGTCTTCGACGCAATGCCGGATATTGTTTTCTTCGTGAAGGACGCGCAGGCGCGTTACGCCCTCGTGAACCGTGCGCTGGCTTCGCGCTGCGGCCTGAAGGACAAGCTGGGGCTGCTCGGCAAGACGGCGGAAGAAGTCTTTCCGCAACGCTTCGGCCGCATTTATACGGCGCAGGACCAGTCGATCATCGCGCAGGGCAACCCGATGATCGACCAGCTCGAACTGCATCTCTACCCGGCGCGCCAACCGGGCTGGTGCATGACGTCCAAGCAGCCGCTCCACGATGCGCACGGCACGGTCGTTGGCCTGGCCGGCATCTCGCGCGACCTGCAGGCGGACGAAGGCACGCATCCGGCTTACAGCCGGCTCGCGGCCGTCGTCCAGCATATCCAGAGCAACTTCGTGCAGCCGCTGAACATGCCGCATCTGGCGGCGATGGCGAACATGTCGATTGCCCAGCTCGAGCGTTATTTCCACAAGGTCTTTCATCTGACACCGCGTCAGGTGTTGCTCAAGACGCGGCTCGATGCAGCGACGGCACTGCTTGTCACACACGACAAGGTAACCGACGTAGCCGCGTTATGCGGCTACACCGACCACAGCGCATTCACGCGACAGTTCAAGGCGACCGTGGGCCTGACGCCGACCGAATATCGCGCGCTGTTGCGCTCGCATCATGTCGTAACGCATCCCGCAATCCCTGCTTCCACCCATGCCGCAGCAAAGCTTTCACTGTGA
- a CDS encoding 4-hydroxyproline epimerase, with protein MKILHFIDSHTGGEPTRLVTSGGPDLGGGTLAERLENLRTKHDDWRSGVVTEPRGSDVIVGALLCEPDDPACAAAIIFFNNVGYLGMCGHGTIGLIVSLAYLGKIQPGSHRIQTPAGFVEATLHQDGRVSVRNVPAYRYRQAVSVDVDGFGPLTGDIAWGGNWFFLVADHGQDLVASNLTRLTAFTNAIREALQAQGITGANAAMIDHIELFADSPRAGIDSRNFVMCPGSAYDRSPCGTGTSAKIACLAADNKLAEGEVWRQESIIGSVFEASYRRSDELAGQAVIPTITGHAHIMAEGRLCFDSTDPFAWGIPAA; from the coding sequence ATGAAAATCCTACACTTCATCGATTCCCATACGGGCGGCGAACCCACCCGTCTCGTCACGTCGGGCGGGCCGGATCTGGGCGGCGGCACACTGGCTGAGCGACTGGAAAACCTTCGCACCAAACACGACGACTGGCGCTCGGGTGTCGTCACTGAACCACGCGGCTCGGACGTGATCGTGGGGGCGCTGTTGTGCGAACCGGATGACCCCGCGTGCGCGGCGGCCATCATCTTCTTCAATAACGTCGGGTATCTCGGCATGTGCGGCCACGGCACGATCGGCCTGATCGTGTCCTTGGCTTACCTGGGGAAGATCCAGCCGGGTTCACACCGGATCCAGACGCCTGCGGGTTTTGTCGAGGCCACATTGCATCAGGATGGCCGAGTGAGCGTGCGCAACGTCCCGGCGTATCGATACCGGCAAGCGGTCAGCGTGGATGTGGACGGCTTCGGGCCACTGACGGGCGATATTGCCTGGGGCGGCAACTGGTTTTTTCTCGTAGCCGATCACGGCCAGGATCTCGTTGCATCGAATTTGACGCGACTGACGGCGTTCACCAACGCCATTCGTGAGGCATTGCAGGCGCAGGGAATTACCGGCGCGAACGCCGCAATGATCGATCACATTGAATTGTTCGCGGACTCGCCGCGTGCGGGTATCGATAGCCGGAATTTCGTAATGTGTCCCGGCAGCGCCTACGACCGTTCGCCGTGCGGTACAGGCACAAGCGCGAAAATCGCTTGTCTCGCCGCCGACAATAAACTGGCCGAAGGCGAGGTGTGGCGGCAGGAAAGCATCATTGGCAGCGTGTTCGAGGCAAGCTACCGGCGCTCGGACGAACTAGCGGGCCAAGCGGTGATCCCGACCATCACCGGACACGCGCACATCATGGCCGAAGGCCGACTCTGCTTCGACAGCACAGATCCGTTCGCCTGGGGTATCCCGGCGGCCTGA
- a CDS encoding ATP-binding domain-containing protein: protein MARIVPDDWKNMEATGAAVRELDTLAQLAKLPDDYTVYHGVHWTRINEGFSVFGEADFVVVAPSGRVLVIEQKAGFLRETPAGLMKVYMQKERNVAIQLARTLENLHRRFTAAFGAGTYRIEELLYCPDYTVKDASIAGVPEARIVDASRRTKLPSVVLDILPPNEPRFEASARIHHFLSDELALTPDTNALVGQADMLVTRLSGGLATWARRLEFQPFRLRVIGTAGSGKTQLAVQVMRDAVAKGRSVLYVCFNRPLADHIRLVAPPEARIANYHQLSASVTRDAGIPPDFSQPNVFATLEERFANVEIAEHWKFDVLIVDEGQDFQAPWVDALARLLKPDGAWWWLEDPMQNLYFRDPVPLPGWTTLRETTNYRSPRDLLAYIRRIVGPDVRLDAGSPFDGSEVSLSTYENGHPDEVIEATKRAITQALALGYRKQDIAVLSFRGREGSVLTSVDQLGPHRLRSFTGSYDLFGNPEYREGDVLLESIYRFKGQSAPCVILTEVDFDTFDEQVARKFFVGATRATMKLIVVASERAALAFNEQH from the coding sequence ATGGCTCGAATCGTCCCCGACGACTGGAAGAATATGGAAGCGACCGGCGCTGCCGTGCGTGAACTCGACACGCTGGCGCAGCTCGCAAAGCTCCCCGACGACTACACCGTGTATCACGGCGTTCACTGGACCCGCATTAACGAAGGTTTTTCGGTGTTCGGCGAAGCGGACTTCGTGGTGGTCGCGCCGTCGGGCCGGGTTCTGGTCATCGAACAGAAAGCGGGGTTTCTGCGTGAGACGCCCGCGGGCCTGATGAAGGTCTACATGCAGAAAGAGCGCAACGTCGCCATCCAGCTTGCACGGACGCTCGAGAACCTGCACCGCCGCTTCACGGCCGCATTCGGCGCGGGCACCTACCGGATTGAGGAGCTGCTGTATTGCCCCGACTACACGGTAAAGGACGCGTCCATTGCAGGCGTGCCCGAAGCGCGCATTGTCGATGCCAGCCGCCGGACAAAACTGCCGTCCGTCGTGCTGGATATCTTGCCGCCCAATGAGCCACGCTTCGAGGCTTCAGCGCGGATCCATCACTTTCTCTCCGACGAACTCGCTCTCACACCCGATACCAACGCGCTGGTCGGTCAGGCCGACATGCTTGTCACCCGGCTCTCGGGAGGCCTCGCCACGTGGGCGCGGCGGCTCGAATTCCAGCCGTTCAGGCTGCGCGTGATCGGTACGGCGGGCTCGGGCAAGACGCAACTGGCGGTACAGGTGATGCGCGATGCGGTGGCGAAGGGCCGCAGCGTGCTGTACGTGTGCTTCAACCGACCACTCGCCGACCACATTCGACTGGTCGCGCCGCCCGAAGCGCGCATTGCCAACTATCACCAGCTCAGCGCAAGCGTGACGCGCGATGCCGGTATCCCGCCGGATTTCAGCCAGCCGAATGTATTCGCTACGCTGGAGGAACGTTTCGCCAACGTCGAGATTGCGGAGCACTGGAAGTTCGACGTGTTGATTGTGGACGAAGGCCAGGATTTCCAGGCGCCCTGGGTGGACGCACTGGCCCGTTTGCTGAAGCCGGACGGCGCGTGGTGGTGGCTCGAAGATCCAATGCAGAACTTGTATTTCCGTGACCCCGTGCCGCTGCCCGGCTGGACCACGTTGCGCGAGACCACGAACTATCGCAGTCCGCGCGACTTGCTGGCGTACATCCGGCGGATCGTCGGACCCGACGTGCGGCTCGATGCGGGCAGTCCGTTCGACGGTTCTGAAGTCAGTCTCTCCACCTATGAAAACGGCCACCCCGACGAAGTGATCGAGGCGACCAAGCGAGCGATCACCCAGGCGCTGGCGCTCGGCTACCGCAAGCAGGACATCGCGGTGTTGTCCTTTCGCGGACGCGAAGGCTCGGTGCTGACGTCGGTCGACCAGCTCGGGCCGCATCGCTTGCGCAGCTTCACCGGAAGTTATGATTTGTTCGGGAATCCGGAGTATCGGGAAGGTGACGTGCTGCTCGAATCAATCTATCGGTTCAAGGGGCAGTCAGCGCCCTGCGTGATCCTGACCGAAGTCGATTTCGATACCTTCGACGAACAGGTCGCGCGCAAGTTCTTTGTCGGCGCGACGCGTGCCACCATGAAGTTGATCGTGGTGGCTTCGGAACGCGCTGCACTCGCCTTCAACGAACAGCATTGA
- a CDS encoding DUF2325 domain-containing protein: MQSVPPFRLARTPSTESTSASGAYAGTHTGTHTGTVDACCAPTEAELRSPHRRGRLSDLDSHLHCSVIGTCLSTNELRKLVPKFTDLDRQHATDLEIHHAAVELAIEGGAGAKALQKALDARYSGAVRRFEAAKNPEALLALWKDALKSGDIPPAYWALMTHPEAIMSVRQAAFGDLHMLSHLVAAANRADIRRLVALEEENAALKDKIERHQDKLHALTTERDASLRQLSAQVAELSAKAERRPDISEAGLEAEVQALREALVARDERLAIHTSRRETAEQRALDEQRHALTLSQRLDDTIAILNVVQAECNALEQALVAQGSEAGSKADELINLSGKRVVYVGGRPGSNAALRQLVESAGGDFVVHDGGIEDRKGMFAAALPRADIVVFPVDCIDHDSMNLLKRVCDRHQVDYHPLRTASVASFVELMTRLGRASPQSGQSGNTPPASRFCLRHG; this comes from the coding sequence GTGCAATCCGTTCCCCCCTTCCGCCTTGCCCGCACGCCGTCCACTGAATCGACCAGCGCTTCAGGTGCCTATGCCGGCACCCACACCGGCACTCATACCGGCACGGTGGATGCCTGCTGCGCACCTACCGAGGCAGAGCTTCGCAGTCCGCACCGCCGGGGGCGGTTGTCAGATCTGGATTCGCATTTGCATTGCTCGGTTATCGGCACATGCCTGAGCACGAACGAGCTTAGAAAACTCGTACCGAAGTTTACGGATCTCGACCGGCAACACGCGACAGATCTGGAGATTCATCACGCCGCGGTGGAACTCGCCATAGAGGGCGGCGCAGGCGCCAAGGCGCTGCAGAAGGCGCTCGATGCACGTTACTCGGGCGCCGTGCGCCGCTTCGAAGCGGCAAAAAATCCTGAAGCCCTGCTGGCGCTCTGGAAAGACGCGCTCAAAAGCGGCGATATCCCGCCGGCTTACTGGGCGTTGATGACGCATCCGGAAGCCATCATGAGCGTGCGCCAGGCTGCGTTCGGCGACCTGCATATGTTGTCCCATCTGGTAGCCGCTGCCAACCGGGCTGACATCCGCCGCCTGGTTGCGCTCGAAGAAGAAAATGCGGCGCTCAAGGACAAGATCGAGCGACACCAGGACAAGCTGCACGCATTGACTACGGAGCGCGACGCGTCACTTCGCCAACTGAGCGCGCAAGTGGCCGAGTTGTCGGCCAAGGCCGAACGCAGGCCAGATATATCCGAGGCAGGTCTGGAGGCCGAAGTCCAGGCGCTGCGCGAGGCACTGGTTGCCCGCGACGAACGTCTTGCGATTCACACGAGCCGCCGGGAAACCGCCGAGCAACGCGCGCTCGACGAGCAGCGCCATGCGCTGACCTTGAGCCAGCGGCTGGACGATACCATTGCGATACTCAACGTGGTCCAGGCCGAATGCAACGCACTGGAACAGGCGCTTGTGGCTCAGGGCAGCGAAGCCGGTTCAAAGGCAGATGAGCTCATCAACCTGAGCGGCAAGCGCGTGGTTTATGTGGGCGGCCGACCCGGTTCGAACGCCGCGCTTAGGCAACTGGTTGAGTCGGCAGGAGGCGATTTTGTCGTCCACGATGGCGGCATAGAAGACCGCAAGGGCATGTTCGCCGCCGCGCTCCCGCGCGCGGACATTGTCGTGTTTCCGGTCGACTGTATAGACCACGACTCCATGAATTTGCTCAAGCGTGTATGCGACCGCCATCAGGTTGACTATCACCCGCTAAGAACCGCGAGCGTGGCAAGTTTTGTAGAGTTGATGACGCGGCTGGGCCGGGCGTCGCCACAATCCGGTCAATCCGGCAATACGCCGCCGGCGTCACGGTTTTGCCTGCGGCACGGCTAA
- a CDS encoding response regulator encodes MMNEVARLGHARIVLIEDDLESRESLRMLLEEEGAEVVAVADAEEGAETVIRELPDAVICDIDLPMMDGFYLIQRLRDHEIRGNLTPSIAIALTGHDGDEYRLRSIGEGFQHFMTKPAHPDALVKLIQQSLSSRALS; translated from the coding sequence ATGATGAATGAAGTAGCGAGACTGGGACATGCCAGGATTGTGCTGATCGAAGATGACCTGGAGAGCCGCGAATCACTGCGAATGCTGCTGGAGGAGGAAGGCGCGGAAGTCGTTGCCGTGGCGGACGCCGAAGAGGGCGCCGAGACGGTCATCCGGGAGTTGCCCGACGCGGTTATCTGCGATATCGATCTGCCGATGATGGATGGTTTTTACCTGATCCAGCGCCTGCGAGACCATGAGATTCGAGGCAACCTGACGCCATCGATAGCGATCGCCCTCACAGGCCACGACGGAGACGAATACCGCTTGCGAAGCATCGGCGAAGGGTTCCAGCACTTCATGACAAAACCCGCGCATCCCGATGCGCTCGTGAAGTTGATCCAGCAGTCGCTTAGCTCACGCGCGCTGTCCTAG
- a CDS encoding glutathione S-transferase family protein produces MLTVHHLNNSRSQRVLWMLEELGVDYEIKRYQRDPNTMLAPPELRAVHPLGKSPVITDDGQTIAESGAIIEYLNERYGQGRFAPPHGTTPERLRYNYWMHYAEGSAMPPLLLKLVALRIASAPMPFFVKPIARRIAQTMQDSFIDPQLKLHFGFIESELSKSEWFTGDSFSAADVQMSFPLEAGSQRAGAKTLPHVAAFVKRIHERPAYQRALQRGGKYDFAD; encoded by the coding sequence ATGCTTACTGTTCACCACCTCAACAACTCCCGTTCACAACGCGTGCTCTGGATGCTGGAAGAACTGGGCGTCGATTATGAAATCAAGCGTTATCAACGCGACCCCAACACCATGCTCGCGCCGCCAGAGTTGCGTGCCGTGCATCCGCTGGGGAAGTCGCCGGTCATCACGGATGACGGCCAGACGATCGCCGAGTCGGGCGCGATCATCGAGTATTTGAACGAGCGTTATGGGCAGGGGCGCTTCGCACCCCCGCACGGGACTACGCCTGAACGCCTTCGCTACAACTACTGGATGCACTACGCCGAAGGCTCTGCCATGCCGCCGCTGTTGCTCAAGCTGGTGGCGCTGCGCATTGCCAGCGCGCCCATGCCGTTTTTCGTCAAGCCTATTGCGCGTCGCATCGCTCAGACCATGCAGGACAGTTTCATCGACCCGCAATTGAAACTGCACTTCGGCTTCATAGAGAGCGAGCTGTCGAAGTCCGAATGGTTCACCGGCGACTCCTTTAGCGCCGCCGACGTCCAAATGAGCTTCCCGCTCGAAGCCGGAAGCCAGCGTGCGGGCGCGAAGACGCTTCCCCACGTAGCGGCTTTCGTGAAGCGGATTCACGAGCGGCCGGCCTATCAGCGAGCGTTGCAGCGTGGCGGAAAATACGATTTTGCGGACTGA
- a CDS encoding dihydrodipicolinate synthase family protein: MAHIWEGVMPAVTTKFNADFSIDRAWTKKNIEAQIAAGVDGIIVCGSLGEASTLSLDEKLDVLDIGVDAAQGRVPVLLTIAENSTLDGCRQAELGVKHGAAGYMVLPGLRYLSDRRETLNHFRVVASASPLPIMVYNNPLAYGVDVTPDMFAELADEKKLVAIKESAGDVRRFTDLINAVGDRYALFCGVDNLAMEACLMGAHGWVAGLVCAFPEETVAIFKLLKAGRLEEARTIYRWFAPLLALDVSAKLVQNIKLAEAMVGLGTEPVRPPRLPLAGDERLAVEALIKRSIETRPVLPTF, encoded by the coding sequence ATGGCGCATATCTGGGAAGGCGTAATGCCCGCCGTCACGACCAAGTTCAATGCAGATTTCAGCATAGACCGCGCTTGGACGAAGAAGAATATTGAGGCGCAGATCGCGGCCGGGGTCGACGGCATCATCGTCTGCGGATCGCTTGGCGAGGCGTCGACGCTCTCGCTCGACGAGAAGCTGGACGTGCTGGATATCGGCGTCGATGCAGCACAGGGACGCGTACCCGTGCTGCTGACGATTGCGGAAAACAGCACGCTCGACGGTTGCCGCCAAGCCGAACTCGGCGTCAAGCACGGCGCTGCCGGTTATATGGTGCTGCCGGGTTTGCGTTATTTGTCGGACCGGCGCGAAACGCTCAACCACTTCCGCGTGGTCGCCAGTGCGAGTCCCTTGCCGATCATGGTCTACAACAACCCGCTCGCGTACGGCGTTGATGTGACGCCGGACATGTTCGCCGAACTCGCCGATGAAAAGAAGCTCGTCGCGATCAAGGAATCGGCCGGCGATGTACGCCGCTTCACGGATCTCATCAATGCGGTCGGTGACCGCTACGCACTCTTTTGTGGCGTCGATAACCTCGCGATGGAAGCCTGCCTGATGGGTGCCCATGGCTGGGTTGCGGGGTTGGTTTGCGCGTTCCCTGAAGAGACGGTGGCAATCTTCAAGCTGCTCAAGGCAGGACGCCTGGAAGAAGCCCGCACGATCTACCGCTGGTTTGCGCCGCTGCTGGCGCTCGACGTTTCGGCGAAGCTGGTGCAGAACATCAAGCTGGCCGAGGCAATGGTCGGCCTGGGCACGGAACCGGTCCGGCCGCCGCGCTTGCCGCTGGCAGGCGACGAACGTCTAGCGGTGGAAGCGTTGATCAAGCGTTCGATTGAAACCCGGCCGGTTTTGCCGACGTTTTAA
- a CDS encoding nitrogen fixation protein NifQ, with the protein MTHPLATRTQLLAASSTPDAPGTALFATLLAAHDDPSLLGLSPEQFALLVDRHFGAMQPPRASLVIRSEEQAAFVSALVVFLLSHVRASDAADMADADCLASIIAHACLRPDHLWRDLGLSGRDEVTDMLSRYFPVLVARNVDGMRWKKFLARELALSLGRVPQPAPGCPGCEDFGFCFGGES; encoded by the coding sequence ATGACACATCCGCTCGCGACGCGCACCCAGTTGCTAGCTGCATCGTCTACTCCCGATGCCCCTGGCACCGCGTTGTTCGCCACCTTGCTTGCCGCGCACGATGACCCTTCTTTACTTGGGTTGTCGCCGGAACAATTCGCCTTGCTGGTTGACCGGCACTTTGGCGCAATGCAGCCACCCAGGGCGAGCCTGGTTATCCGCTCGGAAGAACAGGCCGCGTTCGTCAGTGCGCTTGTGGTCTTCCTGCTGAGTCATGTCCGGGCGAGTGACGCCGCCGACATGGCCGACGCGGACTGCCTCGCATCGATCATCGCCCACGCGTGCTTGCGGCCGGATCATCTATGGCGCGATCTGGGGCTAAGCGGGCGCGACGAAGTCACTGACATGCTCAGCCGGTATTTCCCAGTGCTGGTGGCGCGTAACGTCGATGGAATGCGCTGGAAAAAATTCCTCGCGCGGGAACTTGCGCTGTCGCTCGGACGGGTGCCGCAGCCGGCGCCAGGGTGTCCAGGCTGCGAAGATTTCGGTTTTTGTTTCGGTGGTGAATCTTGA
- a CDS encoding ATP-binding protein: MMRARLRRLKVAMLVAAAIAPPLGGVGYVLYSVLLANQTTQQLTLPYDGFYWDGAQFQIAYGRFANQILLYRSGIDADTDEIQLRFEVLESKLAIVTASTAMLSDSGSLRNRQQEILRQLDAALVSIEPDIDSLGKEPGHTLKIIGVLRQNQDAVNELANGRRVVDVAERDYIAHDFVSKRRYLFAAGMLLALLSMVATAMLLLNGYRRSKLIHQQRAALEAQHQATRAAREASQAKDAFLGMISHELRTPLHAIVSSVELLELNLHSESDRKIIQRLETGARHLEAQMRDLTDFARLGAGKLELRLTVFDPMELLDSIVDANTPAAVAKGLALRGQFTGEAGLVESDQHRLRQIVTNLVTNAIKYTDSGSIDVRFERSLERLDISVIDTGPGIAREQLPLIFKEFTQLDSSSTRRFDGAGMGLAVVRGLVELLGGVVNVSSDVGQGAAFRVSLPAAPVARMPERERAPADLPPLKKARVLVIDDHDSIRESLTEMLAHLGYASVAMSDVDSALAWLESNQADVILADLHMPGKDGYSFVSEYRARRAAGASLPVIAVSAYAPDLVDPSAAILFFDYLLKPVRYEVLKSALARALSATRRIH; the protein is encoded by the coding sequence ATGATGCGTGCGCGGCTTCGCCGTTTAAAGGTCGCGATGCTGGTAGCGGCAGCCATTGCGCCGCCGCTTGGCGGCGTGGGCTACGTGCTGTATTCCGTTTTGCTGGCGAACCAGACCACGCAGCAACTCACCCTGCCGTACGACGGTTTCTACTGGGACGGTGCGCAATTCCAGATTGCGTACGGCCGCTTTGCGAACCAGATTCTGTTGTATCGCAGCGGGATCGACGCTGATACCGACGAGATCCAGCTCCGCTTCGAGGTGCTTGAATCGAAGCTCGCCATTGTCACCGCTTCTACCGCAATGCTCTCCGATAGCGGCAGCCTGCGAAACCGCCAACAGGAAATCCTGCGGCAACTGGACGCGGCGCTCGTGTCTATCGAACCGGATATTGATTCGTTGGGAAAGGAGCCCGGGCACACGCTGAAGATCATTGGTGTATTGCGGCAGAACCAGGATGCAGTCAACGAGCTGGCGAACGGACGCCGCGTGGTCGACGTGGCGGAGCGTGACTACATTGCGCATGATTTTGTTTCGAAGCGGCGTTACCTGTTCGCAGCCGGCATGCTGCTCGCGCTGCTCTCCATGGTCGCCACTGCCATGCTGCTACTCAACGGCTACCGGCGTTCGAAGCTGATTCACCAGCAACGCGCGGCGCTCGAAGCGCAGCATCAGGCAACCCGCGCTGCGCGCGAAGCATCGCAGGCGAAGGACGCGTTTCTCGGCATGATCAGCCATGAACTGCGCACGCCGTTGCATGCCATTGTGTCGTCGGTGGAACTGCTCGAACTGAACCTGCATAGTGAAAGCGATCGCAAGATCATTCAGCGGCTCGAGACTGGCGCACGCCATCTTGAAGCGCAGATGCGCGACCTTACCGACTTCGCGAGGCTCGGCGCCGGCAAGCTTGAGTTGCGGCTGACAGTATTCGATCCAATGGAACTGCTCGACTCCATTGTGGACGCGAATACCCCGGCGGCCGTGGCGAAGGGCCTGGCGTTGCGAGGGCAGTTCACGGGCGAGGCGGGTCTGGTGGAATCGGATCAGCACCGGCTGCGTCAGATCGTGACCAACCTGGTGACGAACGCGATCAAGTACACCGACTCCGGTTCAATCGATGTGCGTTTCGAACGCTCGCTCGAACGGCTTGATATCTCTGTCATTGATACAGGCCCCGGGATTGCGCGCGAACAGTTGCCGCTGATCTTCAAGGAGTTCACGCAACTCGATTCATCGAGCACGCGGCGCTTCGACGGTGCCGGCATGGGCCTCGCGGTCGTGCGCGGACTGGTCGAATTGTTGGGCGGCGTGGTCAACGTGTCGAGTGACGTCGGTCAGGGCGCCGCGTTTCGTGTGAGTTTGCCCGCCGCGCCAGTGGCGCGAATGCCCGAGCGCGAGCGTGCGCCCGCAGACTTGCCGCCATTGAAGAAAGCACGCGTGCTGGTCATAGACGATCACGATTCCATTCGCGAGTCGCTGACTGAAATGCTGGCGCACCTGGGTTATGCGAGCGTTGCAATGTCCGACGTGGATAGCGCGCTCGCTTGGCTCGAGAGCAATCAGGCCGATGTGATCCTCGCCGACCTCCACATGCCTGGCAAGGACGGGTACTCGTTCGTGAGCGAATACCGGGCAAGGCGGGCAGCGGGCGCGAGCTTGCCGGTGATCGCGGTGAGCGCCTACGCACCGGATCTGGTCGACCCTAGCGCCGCCATCCTGTTCTTTGATTACCTGCTCAAACCGGTGCGGTACGAAGTGCTGAAAAGCGCGCTGGCGCGGGCGTTATCGGCGACACGCCGGATACATTGA